In the Ramlibacter tataouinensis TTB310 genome, one interval contains:
- the rpsF gene encoding 30S ribosomal protein S6, with protein sequence MRHYEIVLLIHPDQSEQVPAMLERYKGMITAGGGKVHRVEDWGRRQLAYQINKLAKAHYLCVNIEADQAVMGELEHAFRFNDAVLRHLTVVKKKAETGPSSMMKTVEREEARKAQQAEYQS encoded by the coding sequence ATGCGTCATTACGAAATCGTCCTGCTGATCCATCCGGACCAGAGCGAACAGGTCCCGGCCATGCTGGAGCGCTACAAGGGCATGATCACCGCCGGCGGCGGCAAGGTGCACCGTGTCGAGGACTGGGGCCGCCGCCAGCTGGCCTACCAGATCAACAAGCTGGCCAAGGCGCACTACCTGTGCGTGAACATCGAGGCCGACCAGGCCGTGATGGGCGAGCTGGAGCACGCGTTCCGCTTCAACGACGCCGTGCTGCGCCACCTGACCGTGGTCAAGAAGAAGGCCGAGACGGGCCCGTCCTCCATGATGAAGACCGTGGAGCGCGAGGAAGCCCGCAAGGCGCAACAGGCGGAGTACCAGTCCTGA
- a CDS encoding MFS transporter → MATVTAGIPPKATAQPMTREEKKVIFASSLGTVFEWYDFYLYGSLAAIIARQFFSGLDPTSAYIFALLAFAAGFLVRPFGAIVFGRLGDMIGRKYTFLVTILIMGASTFIVGLLPGYAAIGMAAPVILIVLRMLQGLALGGEYGGAATYVAEHAPHGKRGAYTAWIQTTATLGLFLSLIVILGVRNMVGEKEFGEWGWRVPFLLSIVLLGISVWIRLSLNESPAFQKMKAEGKTSKAPLSESFGEWKNLKIVILALLGLTAGQAVVWYTGQFYALFFLTTIAKVDTTTANLLIAASLIIGTPFFIVFGVLSDRIGRKIIIMAGCLIAALTYFTVFPMLLNYANPALVAAQQATKVVVTADPRECSFQGSPIARDIDFRTSCDIAKRALTQAYIPYENRPGPAGQPATISVGDKVLTAPAATLNPQRNAFSAESAKSIAEFRQNLTGAAKAANLTVPADPAKMNKTMVLAILVFLVILVTMVYGPIAAMLVEMFPTRIRYTSMSLPYHIGNGWFGGLLPTTAFAMVAATGDIYYGLWYPVIVAAATFVIGMLFVRETKDVDIYARD, encoded by the coding sequence ATGGCGACCGTCACAGCCGGTATTCCCCCGAAGGCCACGGCCCAACCCATGACGCGGGAGGAGAAGAAAGTCATCTTCGCCTCCTCGCTGGGCACCGTGTTCGAGTGGTACGACTTCTATCTCTACGGCTCGCTGGCCGCCATCATCGCGCGGCAGTTCTTCTCGGGCCTGGATCCGACCTCCGCCTACATCTTCGCGCTGCTGGCCTTCGCGGCGGGCTTCCTGGTGCGGCCCTTCGGCGCCATCGTCTTCGGCCGCCTGGGCGACATGATCGGCCGCAAGTACACCTTCCTGGTCACCATCCTGATCATGGGCGCGTCCACGTTCATCGTGGGCCTGCTGCCCGGCTACGCCGCCATCGGCATGGCGGCGCCCGTCATCCTGATCGTGCTGCGCATGCTGCAGGGCCTGGCCCTGGGCGGCGAGTACGGCGGCGCGGCGACCTACGTGGCCGAGCACGCGCCGCACGGCAAGCGCGGCGCCTACACGGCGTGGATCCAGACCACGGCCACGCTGGGCCTGTTCCTGTCGCTGATCGTCATCCTGGGCGTGCGCAACATGGTCGGCGAAAAGGAGTTCGGCGAGTGGGGCTGGCGCGTTCCCTTCCTGCTGTCCATCGTGCTGCTGGGCATCTCGGTGTGGATCCGGCTGAGCCTGAACGAGTCGCCCGCCTTTCAGAAGATGAAGGCCGAGGGCAAGACTTCCAAGGCGCCGCTGTCCGAGTCCTTCGGCGAGTGGAAGAACCTCAAGATCGTGATCCTGGCGCTGCTCGGCCTGACCGCCGGCCAGGCGGTGGTCTGGTACACGGGCCAGTTCTACGCGCTGTTCTTCCTGACCACCATCGCCAAGGTCGACACCACCACCGCCAACCTGCTGATCGCCGCCTCGCTGATCATCGGCACGCCGTTCTTCATCGTGTTCGGCGTGCTGTCCGACCGCATCGGCCGCAAGATCATCATCATGGCGGGCTGCCTGATCGCCGCGCTCACGTACTTCACGGTGTTCCCCATGCTGCTGAACTATGCCAACCCGGCGCTGGTGGCCGCCCAGCAGGCCACCAAGGTGGTGGTGACCGCCGACCCGCGGGAGTGCTCGTTCCAGGGCAGCCCGATCGCGCGCGACATCGACTTCCGCACGTCCTGCGACATCGCCAAGCGGGCGCTGACCCAGGCCTACATCCCCTATGAGAACCGGCCCGGACCGGCGGGCCAGCCGGCCACCATCAGCGTGGGCGACAAGGTGCTGACCGCGCCGGCGGCCACGCTGAACCCGCAGCGCAACGCCTTCTCCGCCGAGAGCGCCAAGTCCATCGCCGAGTTCCGCCAGAACCTGACGGGCGCGGCCAAGGCGGCCAACCTCACCGTGCCGGCCGACCCGGCCAAGATGAACAAGACCATGGTGCTGGCCATCCTGGTGTTCCTGGTGATCCTGGTGACCATGGTGTACGGCCCGATCGCCGCCATGCTGGTGGAGATGTTCCCCACCCGCATCCGCTACACCTCCATGAGCCTGCCCTACCACATCGGCAACGGCTGGTTCGGCGGCCTGCTGCCCACCACGGCCTTTGCCATGGTCGCGGCCACCGGCGACATCTACTACGGCCTCTGGTACCCGGTGATCGTGGCCGCGGCGACCTTCGTGATCGGCATGCTGTTCGTCCGCGAGACCAAGGACGTGGACATCTACGCCCGGGACTGA
- a CDS encoding VC_2705 family sodium/solute symporter, which yields MAEAGVGSRYSSRLHRVFGAYVVGLLAFLLLMWGLEQQGLARLWLGPVFLFASVMMYAAIGIYGRTTEASEYYVAGRRIPAVYNGMATAADWMSAASFISLAGTLYLQGFAGTPSQPGGFAYLLGWTGGFCLVGLLIAPHLRRMNLYTVPDYFGVRYGGHWPRLIAAMAAVLCSFTYVVAQIYGIGLIASRLTGVQFEIGILLGLGGVLLCSFLGGMRAITWTQVAQYVVILLAFLIPVSWLAYKQLGNPLAPFVYGPQVEKITQLERKLAADPAELEVRRIFEQRAQALRRSLEDVPAALEARRRELQAQLRQARRQDADVEQVVMISRALAALPKDPEAARELWSRELQESLDRAQPLGGVPPVAVPYAGDPDGTAQERRDYQSSRLNFLALMFCLMLGTAGLPHLLTRYYTTPSVAQARASVAWSLFFIALVYISAPALAVLVKFEVMNNLVGTSYDALPAWIAQWSRVDPSLLTVRDVNGDRILQWGEIRMAADLIMLATPELAGLPYVVSGLVAAGGLAAALSTADGLLLTISNALVRDVYCQEIRRNVSDQNRVILSKFALLAVALLAAVAASQKPAGILPLVSASFSLAASAFVPALLLGIFWRGTTRAGAVAGMATGLAVTLFYMGVNAPPVRALLGWPPGQMLWFDIHPVSAAVFGVPAGLAVAVAASLLPRVNPMRSFP from the coding sequence ATGGCTGAAGCGGGCGTCGGCAGCCGCTACAGCAGCCGCCTGCACAGGGTGTTCGGCGCCTACGTGGTCGGCCTGCTGGCCTTCCTGCTGCTGATGTGGGGGCTGGAGCAGCAGGGGCTGGCCAGGCTCTGGCTCGGGCCCGTGTTCCTGTTCGCCAGCGTCATGATGTATGCCGCCATCGGCATCTACGGCCGCACCACCGAGGCCTCGGAGTACTACGTGGCCGGCCGGCGCATCCCGGCCGTCTACAACGGCATGGCGACCGCCGCTGACTGGATGAGCGCGGCATCCTTCATCAGCCTGGCCGGGACGCTGTACCTGCAGGGCTTCGCTGGCACGCCGTCGCAGCCGGGCGGGTTCGCCTACCTGCTCGGGTGGACCGGCGGCTTCTGCCTGGTCGGGCTGCTGATCGCGCCGCACCTGCGCCGCATGAACCTGTACACCGTGCCGGACTACTTCGGTGTCCGCTACGGCGGCCACTGGCCGCGCCTGATCGCCGCCATGGCGGCGGTGCTGTGTTCCTTCACCTATGTCGTCGCCCAGATCTACGGCATCGGCCTGATCGCCTCGCGCCTGACCGGCGTGCAGTTCGAGATCGGCATCCTGCTGGGCCTGGGCGGCGTGCTGCTGTGCTCGTTCCTGGGCGGCATGCGCGCCATCACCTGGACCCAGGTGGCCCAGTACGTGGTCATCCTGCTGGCCTTTCTCATCCCCGTGTCCTGGCTGGCGTACAAGCAGCTGGGAAACCCGCTCGCTCCCTTCGTCTACGGCCCGCAGGTCGAGAAGATCACGCAGCTCGAGCGCAAGCTGGCCGCGGATCCGGCGGAGCTGGAGGTGCGCCGCATCTTCGAGCAGCGCGCACAGGCGCTGCGGCGCAGCCTGGAGGATGTCCCCGCGGCCCTGGAGGCACGGCGGCGCGAGCTGCAGGCCCAGCTGCGCCAGGCCAGGCGGCAGGACGCCGACGTCGAGCAGGTCGTGATGATCAGCCGCGCGCTGGCCGCCTTGCCCAAGGACCCGGAGGCCGCGCGTGAGCTGTGGAGCCGCGAACTGCAGGAGAGCCTGGACCGCGCCCAGCCCCTGGGCGGCGTGCCGCCGGTAGCCGTGCCCTACGCGGGCGACCCCGACGGGACCGCGCAGGAGCGGCGGGACTACCAGTCGTCCCGCCTCAATTTCCTGGCCTTGATGTTCTGCCTCATGCTGGGCACCGCCGGCTTGCCGCACCTGCTCACGCGCTACTACACCACGCCGTCGGTGGCGCAGGCCCGCGCGTCGGTGGCCTGGTCGCTGTTCTTCATCGCCCTGGTCTACATCAGCGCGCCGGCGCTGGCGGTGCTGGTGAAGTTCGAGGTCATGAACAACCTGGTGGGCACGAGCTACGACGCCCTGCCGGCCTGGATCGCGCAATGGAGCCGGGTAGATCCCTCCCTGCTCACGGTGCGCGACGTCAACGGGGACCGGATCCTGCAGTGGGGCGAGATCCGCATGGCCGCCGACCTGATCATGCTGGCCACGCCGGAGCTGGCCGGCCTGCCCTACGTGGTGTCCGGCCTGGTGGCGGCCGGTGGGCTGGCCGCGGCGCTCTCCACCGCCGACGGGCTGCTGCTGACGATCAGCAATGCGCTGGTGCGGGACGTGTACTGCCAGGAGATCCGGCGCAACGTGTCCGACCAGAACCGCGTCATCCTGTCGAAGTTCGCCCTGCTGGCCGTGGCCCTGCTGGCGGCCGTCGCCGCCTCGCAGAAGCCCGCCGGCATCCTGCCCCTGGTCTCCGCCTCGTTCTCGCTGGCGGCCTCGGCGTTCGTGCCGGCCCTGCTGCTGGGCATCTTCTGGCGCGGGACCACGCGGGCAGGGGCGGTGGCGGGCATGGCCACGGGGCTGGCGGTGACGCTGTTCTACATGGGCGTGAATGCGCCACCGGTGCGCGCCCTGCTGGGCTGGCCACCGGGGCAGATGCTCTGGTTCGACATCCATCCGGTGTCGGCCGCGGTGTTCGGCGTGCCGGCCGGCCTGGCCGTGGCGGTCGCGGCGAGCCTGCTGCCCAGGGTTAACCCCATGAGGTCTTTCCCTTGA
- a CDS encoding DUF4212 domain-containing protein, protein MSSSSRPRTSRLAVLRAGLLLAWAIASFGVCFFARELQFTLGDWPFSYWMMAQGAIIVFTLVLAVDAWAVNRSEAGTGEADPEAGTGHG, encoded by the coding sequence ATGAGCTCGTCTTCCCGTCCACGCACGAGCCGGCTCGCGGTCCTGCGGGCGGGGCTGCTGCTGGCCTGGGCCATCGCCAGCTTCGGCGTGTGCTTCTTCGCCCGCGAGCTGCAGTTCACGCTGGGCGATTGGCCCTTCAGCTACTGGATGATGGCGCAAGGCGCCATCATCGTCTTCACCCTGGTCCTGGCGGTGGACGCCTGGGCCGTCAACCGGTCCGAGGCCGGCACCGGCGAGGCGGATCCGGAGGCGGGAACGGGGCATGGCTGA
- the ppsA gene encoding phosphoenolpyruvate synthase, translated as MSALFSATALVVPFENLRMSDVEAVGGKNASLGEMISQLPEGVRVPTGFATTAHAFRQFLAHAGLDRKIQARLETLDTEDVRALAVAGAEIRGWVEAQPFPADLEAAIREAFATLSGGHAQASFAVRSSATAEDLPDASFAGQQETFLNVVGIEDVLHKMKEVFASLYNDRAISYRVHKGFAHADVALSAGVQRMVRSDLGAAGVMFTIDTESGFEDVVFITSSYGLGETVVQGAVNPDEFYVHKPMLREDRRAVIRRNLGSKLIQMVFSSAQEKASTGKLVKTVDVPLEQRNRYSLTDKDVEQLARYALVIEQHYGRPMDIEWGKDGQDGQLYILQARPETVKSQQQGKAELRYKLKGKGSVLAEGRAIGQKIGTGPVRLVHSISEMDRVQAGDVLVTDMTDPNWEPVMKRASAIVTNRGGRTCHAAIIARELGIPAVVGCGDATALLKDGTLVTVSCAEGDTGFIYDGLLETEVNEVKRGEMPRIDTKIMMNVGNPQLAFDFAQLPNEGVGLARLEFIINNNIGVHPKAILDYPNVDADLKKAVESVARGHASPRAFYVDKVAEGVATIAAAFWPKPVIVRLSDFKSNEYRKLIGGSRYEPEEENPMLGFRGAARYISQEFGEAFAMECEALRRVRAEMGLVNVQVMVPFVRTLGQADRVTQLLAQHGLRRGEAELKLIMMCEVPSNAILADEFLQYFDGFSIGSNDLTQLTLGLDRDSGLELLAADFDERDPAVKALLSRAITACRKQGKYVGICGQGPSDHPDFALWLAQEGIASISLNPDSVIDTWQRLAQR; from the coding sequence ATGTCTGCATTGTTCAGCGCGACCGCCTTGGTCGTACCGTTTGAGAACCTGAGGATGAGCGACGTCGAGGCGGTCGGCGGCAAGAACGCCAGCCTCGGCGAGATGATCTCGCAGCTGCCCGAGGGCGTGCGCGTTCCCACCGGTTTCGCCACCACCGCACATGCATTCCGGCAGTTCCTCGCGCATGCGGGCCTGGACCGGAAGATCCAGGCGCGGCTGGAAACCCTGGACACCGAGGACGTGCGTGCCCTGGCCGTCGCCGGCGCCGAGATCCGCGGCTGGGTGGAAGCGCAACCCTTCCCTGCCGACCTGGAGGCCGCCATCCGCGAGGCCTTCGCCACGCTCTCGGGCGGCCATGCCCAGGCCAGCTTCGCCGTGCGGTCCTCGGCCACGGCCGAGGACCTGCCGGACGCGTCCTTCGCGGGGCAGCAGGAGACCTTCCTGAACGTGGTGGGCATCGAGGACGTGCTGCACAAGATGAAGGAGGTGTTCGCCTCCCTCTACAACGACCGCGCCATCAGCTACCGCGTGCACAAGGGCTTCGCCCATGCCGACGTGGCGCTGTCGGCGGGCGTGCAGCGCATGGTGCGCAGCGACCTGGGCGCGGCCGGCGTGATGTTCACCATCGACACCGAGTCCGGCTTCGAGGACGTGGTCTTCATCACCTCCAGCTACGGCCTGGGCGAGACGGTGGTGCAGGGCGCGGTGAATCCCGACGAGTTCTACGTGCACAAGCCCATGCTGCGCGAAGACAGGCGCGCGGTGATCCGCCGCAACCTGGGTTCCAAGCTGATCCAGATGGTGTTCAGCAGCGCGCAGGAGAAGGCATCCACCGGCAAGCTGGTCAAGACGGTGGACGTGCCGCTGGAGCAGCGCAACCGCTACTCGCTTACCGACAAGGACGTCGAGCAGTTGGCGAGGTACGCCCTGGTGATCGAGCAGCACTACGGCCGGCCCATGGACATCGAGTGGGGCAAGGACGGCCAGGACGGCCAGCTCTACATCCTGCAGGCGCGGCCGGAGACGGTGAAGAGCCAGCAGCAGGGCAAGGCCGAGCTGCGCTACAAGCTCAAGGGCAAGGGCAGCGTGCTGGCCGAGGGGCGCGCCATCGGCCAGAAGATAGGCACCGGCCCGGTGCGGCTGGTGCACAGCATCTCCGAGATGGACCGCGTGCAGGCCGGCGACGTGCTGGTGACGGACATGACCGACCCGAACTGGGAGCCGGTCATGAAGCGCGCCAGCGCCATCGTCACCAACCGCGGCGGGCGCACCTGCCACGCCGCCATCATCGCGCGCGAACTGGGCATCCCCGCCGTGGTGGGCTGCGGCGACGCCACCGCCCTGCTCAAGGACGGCACGCTGGTCACCGTCAGCTGCGCCGAGGGCGACACCGGCTTCATCTACGACGGCCTGCTGGAGACCGAGGTGAACGAGGTCAAGCGCGGCGAGATGCCGCGCATCGACACCAAGATCATGATGAACGTGGGCAACCCCCAGCTGGCCTTCGACTTCGCCCAGCTGCCCAACGAAGGGGTGGGGCTGGCGCGCCTGGAGTTCATCATCAACAACAACATCGGCGTGCATCCCAAGGCCATCCTCGACTACCCCAATGTCGACGCCGACCTGAAGAAGGCGGTGGAGTCGGTGGCCCGCGGCCATGCGTCGCCGCGCGCCTTCTACGTGGACAAGGTGGCCGAGGGCGTGGCCACCATCGCCGCGGCGTTCTGGCCCAAGCCGGTGATCGTGCGGCTGTCGGACTTCAAGAGCAACGAGTACCGCAAGCTGATCGGCGGTTCGCGCTACGAACCCGAGGAAGAGAACCCCATGCTGGGCTTCCGCGGCGCGGCTCGCTACATCAGCCAGGAGTTCGGCGAGGCCTTTGCCATGGAGTGCGAGGCGCTGCGCCGGGTGCGCGCCGAGATGGGCCTGGTCAACGTGCAGGTGATGGTGCCCTTCGTCCGCACCCTGGGCCAGGCCGACCGGGTGACGCAGCTGCTGGCGCAGCACGGGCTGCGGCGGGGCGAGGCCGAACTCAAGCTCATCATGATGTGCGAGGTGCCCAGTAACGCCATCCTGGCCGACGAGTTCCTCCAGTACTTCGACGGCTTCTCCATCGGCTCGAACGACCTGACCCAGCTGACGCTGGGCCTGGACCGCGATTCCGGCCTGGAGCTGCTGGCCGCCGATTTCGACGAGCGCGACCCGGCCGTCAAGGCCCTGCTGTCGCGCGCCATCACGGCCTGCCGCAAGCAGGGCAAGTACGTGGGCATCTGCGGGCAGGGGCCCAGCGACCACCCCGACTTCGCCCTGTGGCTGGCGCAGGAGGGCATCGCCTCCATCTCGCTCAACCCGGACAGCGTGATCGACACCTGGCAGCGCCTGGCGCAGCGCTGA
- the ppsR gene encoding posphoenolpyruvate synthetase regulatory kinase/phosphorylase PpsR, protein MPTRTVFFISDGTGITAETFGNAILAQFEFKPRHVRLPFIDSVDKAHQVVRQVNHTAELEGRRPIVFTTLVNVEILQVIEQGCKAMLLDMFGTFVRPLEIELGMKSNHRVGRFSDISKNQAYHDRIEAINFSLAHDDGQSNRDLEQADVILVGVSRSGKTPTSLYLAMQYGLKAANYPLIPDDFERQQLPGALLPHRKKIFGLTIQPERLSEIRNERRPNSRYAALENCRMEVAEAEAMMRRAGIRWLSTTTKSIEEIATTILQEVRPERLEY, encoded by the coding sequence ATGCCCACCCGCACCGTGTTCTTCATCTCCGACGGCACCGGCATCACGGCCGAGACCTTCGGCAACGCCATCCTGGCGCAGTTCGAGTTCAAGCCGCGCCACGTGCGCCTGCCCTTCATCGACAGCGTGGACAAGGCCCACCAGGTGGTGCGCCAGGTCAACCACACGGCTGAGCTGGAGGGGCGCCGGCCCATCGTTTTCACCACGCTGGTGAACGTGGAGATCCTGCAGGTCATCGAGCAGGGCTGCAAGGCCATGCTGCTGGACATGTTCGGCACCTTCGTGCGCCCGCTGGAGATCGAGCTGGGCATGAAGTCCAACCACCGGGTGGGCCGCTTCTCGGACATCAGCAAGAACCAGGCGTACCACGACCGCATCGAGGCCATCAACTTCAGCCTGGCGCACGACGACGGCCAGAGCAACCGCGACCTGGAACAGGCCGACGTGATCCTGGTGGGCGTCAGCCGCAGCGGCAAGACGCCCACCTCGCTCTACCTGGCCATGCAGTACGGCCTGAAGGCGGCCAACTACCCGCTGATCCCGGACGACTTCGAACGCCAGCAGCTGCCCGGCGCCCTGCTGCCGCACCGCAAGAAGATCTTCGGCCTGACCATCCAGCCCGAGCGCCTGTCCGAGATCCGCAACGAGCGGCGCCCGAATTCGCGCTACGCCGCGCTGGAGAACTGCCGCATGGAGGTTGCCGAGGCCGAGGCCATGATGCGGCGCGCCGGCATCCGCTGGCTGTCCACCACCACCAAGTCGATCGAGGAGATCGCCACCACCATCCTGCAGGAGGTGCGGCCCGAGCGGCTCGAGTACTAG
- the ahpC gene encoding alkyl hydroperoxide reductase subunit C, giving the protein MSLINTQVVPFKTTAFHNGKFVPVSDESLKGKWSVLIFMPAAFTFNCPTEVEDAAENYAEFQKLGAEVYIVTTDTHFSHKVWHETSAAVGKAKFPLVGDPTHTLTNAFGVHIPEEGLALRGTFIVNPEGVVKTAEIHSNEIARDVKETLRKLKAAQYTAAHPGEVCPAKWNEGAKTLKPSLDLVGKI; this is encoded by the coding sequence ATGTCCCTGATCAACACGCAAGTCGTCCCGTTCAAAACCACGGCATTCCACAACGGCAAGTTCGTCCCGGTCAGCGATGAGTCGCTCAAGGGCAAGTGGTCCGTCCTGATCTTCATGCCGGCAGCGTTCACCTTCAACTGCCCGACCGAAGTGGAAGACGCGGCAGAAAACTATGCCGAGTTCCAGAAGCTGGGCGCAGAGGTCTACATCGTCACCACCGACACGCACTTCTCGCACAAGGTGTGGCACGAGACCTCCGCGGCCGTGGGCAAGGCGAAGTTCCCCCTGGTCGGCGACCCGACCCACACGCTGACCAATGCCTTCGGCGTGCACATCCCGGAGGAAGGTCTGGCGCTGCGCGGCACCTTCATCGTCAACCCGGAAGGCGTCGTCAAGACGGCGGAGATCCACTCCAACGAGATCGCCCGTGATGTCAAGGAGACGCTGCGCAAGCTCAAGGCTGCCCAGTACACCGCCGCCCACCCGGGCGAAGTCTGCCCGGCCAAGTGGAACGAAGGCGCCAAGACGCTGAAGCCTTCGCTGGACCTGGTGGGAAAGATCTGA
- the ahpF gene encoding alkyl hydroperoxide reductase subunit F → MLDASLKAQLAAYMERISQPVEITAALDDTPASRDMQALLRDIAETSPLVRVTETQGGPYRTPSFAINRPGENHGPRFAGLPMGHEFTSLVLALLQVGGYPPKVEQAVLEQIRALEGDFEFEVYVSLSCHNCPDVVQALNLMAVQNPRIKTTMVEGSLFQQEVEERQIMGVPTVFLNGTLFDTGRMSLEEILAKIDKGGVEREARKIAQKDPFDVLIVGGGPAGAAAAVYAARKGIRTGVASERFGGQVLDTLGIENFVSVKETEGPKFALALEEHVRHYDVDIMNLQRAKALKPGQDLIEIELESGAALKARSVIVTTGARWRNINVPGEQEYKNKGVAYCPHCDGPLFKGKRVAVIGGGNSGVEAAIDLAGIVGHVTLVEFDTKLRADAVLQRKLASLPNVEVVLNAQTTEITGDGQKVNGLVYKDRASGESRRVALEGVFVQIGLVPNTDWLKGTVELSRYGEIVVDAKGQTSVPGVFAAGDATTVPFKQIIIAAGEGAKAALSAFDHLIRTSAPA, encoded by the coding sequence ATGCTCGACGCCAGCCTCAAAGCCCAGCTTGCCGCTTACATGGAGCGCATCTCGCAGCCGGTGGAGATCACCGCCGCGCTGGACGACACCCCTGCCTCGCGCGACATGCAGGCGCTGCTCAGGGACATTGCCGAGACCTCGCCGCTGGTGCGCGTGACCGAAACCCAAGGCGGCCCCTACCGCACCCCGTCGTTCGCTATCAACCGCCCGGGCGAGAACCACGGCCCGCGCTTTGCCGGCCTGCCCATGGGGCACGAGTTCACCTCGCTGGTGCTGGCGCTGCTGCAGGTCGGCGGCTACCCGCCCAAGGTCGAACAGGCCGTGCTGGAGCAGATCCGCGCGCTGGAAGGCGACTTCGAGTTCGAGGTCTACGTCTCCCTGTCTTGCCACAACTGCCCGGACGTGGTGCAGGCGCTGAACCTGATGGCGGTGCAGAACCCGCGCATCAAGACCACCATGGTCGAAGGCAGCCTGTTCCAGCAGGAGGTCGAGGAGCGCCAGATCATGGGCGTGCCCACGGTGTTCCTCAACGGCACCCTGTTCGACACCGGCCGCATGAGCCTGGAGGAGATCCTGGCCAAGATCGACAAGGGCGGCGTCGAGCGCGAAGCCAGGAAGATCGCCCAGAAGGACCCGTTCGACGTGCTGATCGTCGGCGGCGGGCCGGCCGGCGCGGCGGCGGCGGTCTACGCCGCGCGCAAGGGCATCCGCACCGGCGTGGCGTCCGAGCGCTTCGGCGGCCAGGTGCTGGACACCCTGGGCATCGAGAACTTCGTCTCGGTCAAGGAGACCGAGGGGCCGAAGTTCGCGCTGGCGCTGGAGGAGCACGTGCGCCACTACGACGTGGACATCATGAACCTGCAGCGGGCCAAGGCGCTCAAGCCGGGCCAGGACCTGATCGAAATCGAGTTGGAGAGCGGCGCCGCGCTCAAGGCCAGGAGCGTGATCGTGACCACCGGCGCGCGCTGGCGCAACATCAACGTGCCCGGCGAGCAGGAGTACAAGAACAAGGGCGTGGCCTACTGCCCGCATTGCGACGGCCCGCTGTTCAAGGGCAAGCGGGTGGCCGTGATCGGCGGCGGCAACTCCGGCGTGGAGGCCGCGATCGACCTGGCCGGCATCGTCGGCCACGTGACCCTGGTCGAGTTCGACACCAAGCTGCGCGCCGACGCGGTGCTGCAGCGCAAGCTTGCCAGCCTGCCCAACGTGGAGGTGGTGCTGAACGCGCAGACCACCGAGATCACCGGCGACGGCCAGAAGGTCAACGGGCTGGTCTACAAGGACCGCGCCTCCGGCGAGAGCCGGCGCGTGGCGCTGGAAGGCGTGTTCGTGCAGATCGGCCTGGTGCCCAACACCGACTGGCTCAAGGGCACGGTGGAGCTCTCGCGCTACGGCGAGATCGTGGTCGACGCCAAGGGCCAGACCTCGGTGCCCGGCGTGTTCGCTGCGGGCGACGCCACCACCGTGCCGTTCAAGCAGATCATCATCGCGGCCGGCGAAGGCGCGAAGGCGGCGCTGAGCGCCTTCGATCACCTCATCCGAACCAGCGCGCCGGCGTGA
- the bfr gene encoding bacterioferritin, producing the protein MQGDPKIIHHLQAQLRNELTAINQYFLHYRILKHWGLGKLAKREYEESIGEMKHADRLMARILMLDGLPNLQDLGKLLIGEDVPEILNCDLRSERGAQITIKEGIAHCEALRDYVSRDILEEILKDTEEHIDFLETQIDLITKVGLQNYLQSQMDETS; encoded by the coding sequence ATGCAAGGCGACCCCAAGATCATCCACCACCTCCAGGCGCAGCTTCGCAACGAGCTGACCGCCATCAACCAGTACTTCCTGCACTACCGCATCCTGAAGCACTGGGGCCTGGGCAAGCTGGCCAAGAGGGAGTACGAGGAATCGATCGGCGAGATGAAGCATGCGGACCGCCTGATGGCCCGCATCCTCATGCTCGACGGCCTGCCCAACCTGCAGGACCTGGGCAAGCTGCTGATCGGGGAGGACGTCCCAGAGATCCTCAACTGCGACCTGCGCAGCGAGCGCGGCGCGCAGATCACCATCAAGGAAGGCATCGCCCACTGCGAGGCCCTGCGCGACTATGTCTCGCGCGACATCCTGGAGGAGATCCTCAAGGACACCGAGGAGCACATCGACTTCCTGGAGACCCAGATCGACCTGATCACCAAGGTCGGGCTGCAGAACTACCTGCAGTCGCAGATGGACGAAACCAGCTAA